From the genome of Myxococcus stipitatus, one region includes:
- a CDS encoding pilus assembly protein codes for MAARSNSARGNRRSSQRTSRGTATTEFAILVPVLLVLVAWSNYFWEVQHVRLKAAELARFVSFERTVRTDLGAIATEAKERYQDLDGSTKTGELPTAMVGFQNRLTLTVNAQEVDAALLEESMEERGGVGGAGGLIGKVLGALGSTAGKVAERMGLDPSRGAVQTEVEVRIENGIIPPQIAFLTTGFDDDRLDLRFTEKHFMFYDTWRAWNPGDHPDNSYPRVQQLTHDRVRRIVYAGIVSDGGGVLNAIGTVLSVLGLDFPLTTSYIRDSVLIRHVKDDSKAPFARGYYPTKMPNNSDRPTRTVPGDVLQAAYWNSDDEACFGDCEPDKIKLKRGLDSDNSYDDNWPMRAYNCRGPFFQGATRSEEPESIYSKSERKGGGYHEYGDNACKD; via the coding sequence ATGGCTGCTCGAAGCAACTCCGCACGCGGCAACCGCCGCTCCTCCCAGAGGACGAGCCGAGGCACGGCGACGACCGAGTTCGCCATCCTCGTCCCCGTCCTGCTCGTCCTCGTCGCCTGGTCGAACTACTTCTGGGAGGTGCAGCACGTGCGCCTCAAGGCCGCGGAGCTCGCCCGCTTCGTGTCCTTCGAGCGCACGGTGCGCACGGACCTGGGCGCCATCGCCACCGAGGCGAAGGAGCGCTACCAGGACCTCGACGGCTCCACCAAGACAGGCGAGCTGCCCACGGCCATGGTCGGCTTCCAGAACCGGCTCACCCTCACCGTCAACGCCCAGGAGGTGGACGCGGCCCTCCTCGAGGAGTCCATGGAGGAGCGCGGGGGAGTGGGCGGCGCGGGAGGGCTCATCGGCAAGGTGCTGGGCGCGCTCGGCTCCACCGCGGGCAAGGTCGCGGAGCGGATGGGGCTGGACCCCAGCCGAGGCGCCGTCCAGACGGAGGTGGAGGTCCGCATCGAGAACGGCATCATCCCCCCGCAGATCGCCTTCCTCACCACCGGCTTCGATGACGACCGGCTGGACCTGCGCTTCACCGAGAAGCACTTCATGTTCTACGACACGTGGCGCGCGTGGAACCCAGGCGACCATCCGGACAACAGCTACCCTCGCGTCCAGCAACTCACGCACGACCGCGTGCGCCGCATCGTCTACGCGGGCATCGTCTCCGACGGCGGCGGGGTGCTCAACGCCATCGGCACGGTGCTCTCCGTCCTGGGGCTCGACTTCCCGCTGACGACCTCCTACATCCGGGACTCCGTCCTCATCCGCCACGTGAAGGACGACTCCAAGGCCCCCTTCGCGCGCGGCTATTACCCGACGAAGATGCCGAACAACTCCGACCGGCCCACCCGCACCGTCCCGGGCGACGTCCTCCAAGCGGCCTATTGGAATAGCGACGACGAGGCCTGCTTCGGCGACTGCGAGCCCGACAAAATCAAGCTCAAGCGCGGCTTGGACAGCGACAACTCCTACGACGACAACTGGCCCATGCGGGCCTACAACTGCCGGGGCCCGTTCTTCCAGGGCGCGACGCGCTCGGAGGAGCCGGAGTCCATCTACTCGAAGTCGGAGCGGAAGGGCGGCGGCTACCACGAGTATGGAGACAACGCGTGCAAGGACTAG
- a CDS encoding TadE/TadG family type IV pilus assembly protein, translating to MFSLLRKLRRDERGQAMVIGVVAMLVLAVSVMASVSIGHGVYEKIKLQDAADAQAYTLAVKEARAYNFLAYTNRAMVIHYSAMLTVMSYVSHAVYLDKTIGTIAQYAQYIPPVSAIFAAVKQAIDFWREAVEKVAQVLIPLLTVLNVALWLAQEAMMLGTVKDLVMKSGDPSVKQTDAKANPGFAMGMGSSDPEAESQIGNASVNFSNMKNFLHVIDDGPHSNDHSFSMLDPTGLTKRAKLLNANKLSDPNMAKYRLLMGNLANGVRRQWTAVGKGPILIGRRWNMNLCLGIAQLRISKTADSQIKSFDEDYEDNRKDQLYASDDIVIRIRPVCFGRWRDLFTLRFRAAADNQGGYHQEYGRRKTDDHHDWMGITPFFTADPSYFKPWQYHFSYPCNISMLSKNMMPKTAAGGAATDEPFHLKNLRHGYGDGNSGFMTQNGSGEIEDRKEGILAGFLDITWGGVGGVNNTDARYFREKTGGMMAMAVGRAIYHRPGDWREEPNFFNPLWNARIAPVKTHWEEAVMKLMIPEWNIANDAFSNALNY from the coding sequence ATGTTCTCGCTGCTCCGCAAGCTACGCCGGGATGAGCGCGGCCAGGCCATGGTCATCGGCGTGGTCGCCATGCTGGTGCTCGCCGTCAGCGTCATGGCCTCCGTCAGCATCGGCCATGGCGTCTACGAGAAGATCAAACTCCAGGACGCCGCGGACGCGCAGGCCTACACGCTCGCGGTGAAGGAGGCCCGGGCCTACAACTTCCTGGCCTATACCAACCGGGCCATGGTCATCCATTACTCGGCCATGCTCACCGTGATGTCCTACGTGAGCCACGCCGTCTATCTGGACAAGACCATCGGGACCATCGCGCAGTACGCGCAGTACATCCCTCCAGTGAGCGCCATCTTCGCCGCGGTCAAACAAGCCATCGACTTCTGGAGAGAGGCGGTGGAGAAGGTCGCCCAGGTCCTCATCCCCCTGCTCACGGTCCTCAACGTCGCGCTGTGGCTCGCCCAGGAGGCCATGATGCTCGGCACGGTGAAGGACCTGGTCATGAAGTCGGGGGACCCCTCCGTCAAGCAGACGGACGCCAAGGCCAATCCTGGCTTCGCCATGGGGATGGGGAGCTCGGACCCTGAAGCGGAATCCCAGATAGGCAACGCGTCCGTCAACTTCTCCAACATGAAGAACTTCCTTCATGTCATCGACGACGGACCGCACAGCAACGACCACAGCTTCAGCATGCTGGACCCCACGGGCCTCACCAAGCGCGCCAAGCTCCTCAATGCCAACAAGCTCTCCGACCCCAACATGGCCAAGTACCGGCTGCTGATGGGGAACCTGGCCAATGGCGTGCGCCGCCAGTGGACCGCCGTGGGCAAGGGCCCGATCCTCATCGGCCGCAGGTGGAACATGAACCTGTGCCTCGGCATCGCGCAGCTGCGCATCTCGAAGACCGCCGACAGTCAAATCAAGAGCTTCGACGAGGACTACGAAGACAACCGGAAGGACCAGCTCTACGCCTCCGACGACATCGTCATCCGCATCCGGCCCGTGTGCTTCGGTCGCTGGCGCGACCTGTTCACCCTGCGCTTCCGCGCCGCCGCGGACAACCAGGGTGGCTACCACCAGGAATATGGCCGGCGGAAGACGGATGACCACCACGACTGGATGGGCATCACGCCCTTCTTCACGGCGGACCCCAGCTACTTCAAGCCCTGGCAGTACCACTTCAGCTACCCGTGCAACATCAGCATGCTGTCCAAGAACATGATGCCCAAGACGGCGGCGGGGGGCGCGGCGACGGACGAGCCCTTCCACCTCAAGAACCTCCGCCACGGCTACGGAGACGGCAACAGCGGCTTCATGACGCAGAACGGTTCGGGGGAGATTGAAGACAGGAAGGAAGGCATCCTCGCGGGGTTCCTCGACATCACCTGGGGCGGCGTGGGCGGCGTGAACAACACCGACGCGCGCTACTTCCGGGAGAAGACAGGCGGGATGATGGCCATGGCCGTGGGCCGAGCCATCTACCACCGCCCCGGCGACTGGCGGGAGGAGCCCAACTTCTTCAACCCGCTCTGGAACGCACGCATCGCCCCGGTGAAGACCCACTGGGAGGAAGCGGTCATGAAGCTGATGATTCCGGAGTGGAACATCGCCAACGACGCCTTCAGCAACGCCCTCAACTACTGA